One Elusimicrobiota bacterium DNA window includes the following coding sequences:
- a CDS encoding 4a-hydroxytetrahydrobiopterin dehydratase, with product MAESTNKSCALAQRECIPCRGGVAPLQGEELRKLQTELGGGWRVVDGKRLEKEFKFPDFRQALAFANKVGELAERVNHHPDLAIAWGQATVVIWTHKIGGLSEADFVFAAKADGL from the coding sequence ATGGCTGAGTCCACCAACAAGAGCTGCGCTCTGGCGCAGCGGGAATGCATCCCTTGCCGGGGCGGAGTCGCCCCTCTGCAGGGGGAGGAGCTGCGCAAGCTCCAGACCGAGCTGGGCGGAGGCTGGCGGGTCGTAGACGGCAAGCGGCTGGAGAAGGAGTTCAAGTTCCCGGACTTCCGCCAAGCGCTGGCCTTCGCCAACAAGGTGGGGGAGTTGGCCGAGCGCGTCAACCACCACCCGGACCTCGCCATAGCCTGGGGCCAGGCCACCGTGGTCATCTGGACGCACAAGATCGGCGGGCTCTCCGAGGCGGACTTCGTCTTCGCGGCCAAAGCCGACGGATTGTAG